The Gadus chalcogrammus isolate NIFS_2021 chromosome 10, NIFS_Gcha_1.0, whole genome shotgun sequence genome contains a region encoding:
- the bbs7 gene encoding Bardet-Biedl syndrome 7 protein isoform X2 yields the protein MNGSSLRSSLSRVSSTRCGPAPLTTMELHLNRVDYMQVGVTSQKTMRLLPAMGKKTTQKVAVADQDGVVTCFGMKKGEPVPVFKTLPGQKVSRLDLGGALGTPQEKIFVCSGSEVRGFTKKGKQFLTFEANLTESINAMRVSGADLFVCASYIYNHYCDCKDQDYFLSGDKINDITCVTSPHLERTAPVLACQDRLLRVLQGSELLYDVEVPGPPSVLQLYNKDGGEDVLYGTADGKVGLLKMGESSASAQWEMDNEQKKGGVLCIDTYDITGDGVADLLIGRDDGGVEVYGFDDSGEPALRYEHVLSESVTSIQGGCVGKDSYDEVITATYTGWVTGLTTEPQKAEAGPGDELRMSKETQTKVAALRLELEQLQGQVLQGRERYQQTAQSPSAVSAVPVFSINDKFTLCQDDASYSLTLEVQTAIDNLLLQSDVPIDLLDVDKNSAVVSFSECDSEPNGNFLLATYRCQANTTRLELKVRSIEGQYGTLRAYVTPRLQPKTCQLRQYPIKPLSLHQRTHSLQQERPMSRLSLSGQFSLAEIHSWVGFCLPEVPEKTPAGDTVTLHFTNTFLGTQLEATYCKGEGQFRSDNISTISILSDVLSKEATQRKINLSVSYDINDESVSHTLRMIHPKLEYQLMLAKKVQLIDALKELQVHEGTADFLIPEYRSILDESQHLLDEYKKQPAHLERLYGMITDLFIDKFKFKGQNVKTKVSALLEILDNYDLNSLLDFFSEA from the exons ATGAACGGCTCTTCTCTGAG GTCTTCTCTCAGCCGTGTCTCCTCCACCCGCTGTGGTCCCGCTCCACTGACCACCATGGAACTCCACCTGAACCGAGTGGATTACATGCAG GTCGGGGTCACCTCCCAGAAGACCATGAGACTGCTGCCAGCCATGGGGAAGAAGACCACCCAGAAG gtgGCTGTTGCAGACCAAGACGGCGTGGTGACGTGTTTTGGGATGAAGAAGGGCGAGCCGGTG ccCGTGTTTAAGACCCTGCCCGGTCAGAAGGTGAGCCGTCTGGACCTGGGGGGGGCGCTAGGGACCCCCCAGGAGAAGATCTTTGTGTGTTCGGGATCCGAGGTCCGCGGCTTCACCAAGAAGGGGAAACAGTTCCTCACCTTCGAGGCCAACCTCACCGAGAGCATCAATGCCAT GCGCGTGTCGGGGGCGGACCTCTTCGTGTGCGCTAGCTACATCTACAACCACTACTGCGACTGTAAGGACCAGGACTACTTCCTGTCCGGAGACAAGATCAACGACATCACTTGTGTGACCTCACCGCACCTGGAGCGCACCGCGCCCGTCCTCGCCTGCCAGGACCGCCTCCTCAGGGTGCTGCAG GGCTCAGAGCTCCTGTATGACGTGGAGGTCCCCGGCCCCCCCTCAGTCCTACAGCTGTACAACAAAGATGGAG GTGAGGACGTGCTCTACGGGACAGCGGACGGTAAGGTGGGCCTGCTGAAGATGGGCGAGTCGTCAGCGAGCGCCCAGTGGGAGATGGACAATGAGCAGAAGAAAGGAG GGGTCCTCTGCATCGACACCTACGACATCACAGGGGACGGAGTGGCCGACCTGCTGATTGGCCGGGACGACGGCGGCGTGGAGGTGTACGGCTTCGACGACTCCGGGGAGCCAGCGCTGCGCTACGAGCAC gtgtTGTCAGAGAGCGTGACGTCCATCCAGGGGGGGTGTGTCGGAAAGGACTCCTACGATGAGGTCATCACCGCCACCTACACAG GCTGGGTGACCGGTCTGACCACGGAGCCCCAGAAGGCTGAGGCAGGGCCCGGGGACGAGCTGCGCATGAGCAAGGAGACCCAGACCAAAGTGGCCGCACTCAG gctggagctggagcagctgcAGGGCCAGGTGCTGCAGGGCCGCGAGCGCTACCAGCAGACGGCGCAGTCCCCCTCGGCCGTGTCCGCCGTGCCCGTGTTCAGCATCAACGACAAGTTCACTCTCTGCCAGGACGACGCCAGCTACAGCCTGACGCTGGAGGTCCAGACCGCCATCGACAACCTGCTGCTGCAG AGCGACGTGCCCATCGACCTGCTGGACGTGGATAAGAACTCGGCCGTGGTCAGCTTCAGCGAGTGTGACTCAGAG CCCAACGGGAACTTCCTGCTGGCCACGTACCGTTGCCAGGCCAACACCACCAGGCTGGAGCTGAAG GTGCGGTCCATCGAGGGTCAGTACGGGACCCTGCGGGCCTACGTCACGCCCCGCCTGCAGCCCAAGACCTGCCAGCTCCGTCAGTACCCCATCAAGCCGCTCTCGCTCCACCAGAGGACCCACAGCCTGCAGCAGGAGCG tccgATGAGCCGTCTGAGTCTGTCCGGTCAGTTCAGTCTGGCTGAGATCCACTCCTGGGTGGGCTTCTGTCTTCCCGAGGTCCCGGAGAAGACCCCTGCCGGCGACACTGTCACCCTGCACTTCACCAACACCTTCCTGGGCACCCAGCTGGAGGCCACCTActg TAAAGGGGAAGGCCAGTTCCGCTCGGACAACATCTCCACCATCTCCATCCTCAGTGACGTCCTCTCCAAGGAGGCCACACAGCGCAAGATCAACCTCAGCGTCTCCTACG ATATAAACGATGAGTCGGTGAGCCATACCCTGAGGATGATCCACCCTAAACTGGAGTACCAGCTGATGCTGGCCAAGAAGGTCCAGCTCATCGACGCCCTGAAG gagCTGCAGGTCCACGAGGGCACCGCTGACTTCCTGATCCCGGAGTACCGCAGCATCCTGGACGAGTCCCAGCACCTCCTGGACGAGTACAAGAAGCAGCCAGCGCACCTGGAGAGACTCTACG GGATGATCACAGACCTCTTCATCGATAAGTTCAAGTTCAAAGGTCAGAACGTGAAGACCAAGGTGTCCGCACTGCTGGAGATACTTGATAACTACGACCTGAACTCCCTGCTGGACTTCTTCAGTGAAGCCTAG
- the bbs7 gene encoding Bardet-Biedl syndrome 7 protein isoform X1: protein MNGSSLRSSLSRVSSTRCGPAPLTTMELHLNRVDYMQVGVTSQKTMRLLPAMGKKTTQKVAVADQDGVVTCFGMKKGEPVPVFKTLPGQKVSRLDLGGALGTPQEKIFVCSGSEVRGFTKKGKQFLTFEANLTESINAMRVSGADLFVCASYIYNHYCDCKDQDYFLSGDKINDITCVTSPHLERTAPVLACQDRLLRVLQGSELLYDVEVPGPPSVLQLYNKDGGEDVLYGTADGKVGLLKMGESSASAQWEMDNEQKKGGVLCIDTYDITGDGVADLLIGRDDGGVEVYGFDDSGEPALRYEHVLSESVTSIQGGCVGKDSYDEVITATYTGWVTGLTTEPQKAEAGPGDELRMSKETQTKVAALRLELEQLQGQVLQGRERYQQTAQSPSAVSAVPVFSINDKFTLCQDDASYSLTLEVQTAIDNLLLQSDVPIDLLDVDKNSAVVSFSECDSEQPNGNFLLATYRCQANTTRLELKVRSIEGQYGTLRAYVTPRLQPKTCQLRQYPIKPLSLHQRTHSLQQERPMSRLSLSGQFSLAEIHSWVGFCLPEVPEKTPAGDTVTLHFTNTFLGTQLEATYCKGEGQFRSDNISTISILSDVLSKEATQRKINLSVSYDINDESVSHTLRMIHPKLEYQLMLAKKVQLIDALKELQVHEGTADFLIPEYRSILDESQHLLDEYKKQPAHLERLYGMITDLFIDKFKFKGQNVKTKVSALLEILDNYDLNSLLDFFSEA, encoded by the exons ATGAACGGCTCTTCTCTGAG GTCTTCTCTCAGCCGTGTCTCCTCCACCCGCTGTGGTCCCGCTCCACTGACCACCATGGAACTCCACCTGAACCGAGTGGATTACATGCAG GTCGGGGTCACCTCCCAGAAGACCATGAGACTGCTGCCAGCCATGGGGAAGAAGACCACCCAGAAG gtgGCTGTTGCAGACCAAGACGGCGTGGTGACGTGTTTTGGGATGAAGAAGGGCGAGCCGGTG ccCGTGTTTAAGACCCTGCCCGGTCAGAAGGTGAGCCGTCTGGACCTGGGGGGGGCGCTAGGGACCCCCCAGGAGAAGATCTTTGTGTGTTCGGGATCCGAGGTCCGCGGCTTCACCAAGAAGGGGAAACAGTTCCTCACCTTCGAGGCCAACCTCACCGAGAGCATCAATGCCAT GCGCGTGTCGGGGGCGGACCTCTTCGTGTGCGCTAGCTACATCTACAACCACTACTGCGACTGTAAGGACCAGGACTACTTCCTGTCCGGAGACAAGATCAACGACATCACTTGTGTGACCTCACCGCACCTGGAGCGCACCGCGCCCGTCCTCGCCTGCCAGGACCGCCTCCTCAGGGTGCTGCAG GGCTCAGAGCTCCTGTATGACGTGGAGGTCCCCGGCCCCCCCTCAGTCCTACAGCTGTACAACAAAGATGGAG GTGAGGACGTGCTCTACGGGACAGCGGACGGTAAGGTGGGCCTGCTGAAGATGGGCGAGTCGTCAGCGAGCGCCCAGTGGGAGATGGACAATGAGCAGAAGAAAGGAG GGGTCCTCTGCATCGACACCTACGACATCACAGGGGACGGAGTGGCCGACCTGCTGATTGGCCGGGACGACGGCGGCGTGGAGGTGTACGGCTTCGACGACTCCGGGGAGCCAGCGCTGCGCTACGAGCAC gtgtTGTCAGAGAGCGTGACGTCCATCCAGGGGGGGTGTGTCGGAAAGGACTCCTACGATGAGGTCATCACCGCCACCTACACAG GCTGGGTGACCGGTCTGACCACGGAGCCCCAGAAGGCTGAGGCAGGGCCCGGGGACGAGCTGCGCATGAGCAAGGAGACCCAGACCAAAGTGGCCGCACTCAG gctggagctggagcagctgcAGGGCCAGGTGCTGCAGGGCCGCGAGCGCTACCAGCAGACGGCGCAGTCCCCCTCGGCCGTGTCCGCCGTGCCCGTGTTCAGCATCAACGACAAGTTCACTCTCTGCCAGGACGACGCCAGCTACAGCCTGACGCTGGAGGTCCAGACCGCCATCGACAACCTGCTGCTGCAG AGCGACGTGCCCATCGACCTGCTGGACGTGGATAAGAACTCGGCCGTGGTCAGCTTCAGCGAGTGTGACTCAGAG CAGCCCAACGGGAACTTCCTGCTGGCCACGTACCGTTGCCAGGCCAACACCACCAGGCTGGAGCTGAAG GTGCGGTCCATCGAGGGTCAGTACGGGACCCTGCGGGCCTACGTCACGCCCCGCCTGCAGCCCAAGACCTGCCAGCTCCGTCAGTACCCCATCAAGCCGCTCTCGCTCCACCAGAGGACCCACAGCCTGCAGCAGGAGCG tccgATGAGCCGTCTGAGTCTGTCCGGTCAGTTCAGTCTGGCTGAGATCCACTCCTGGGTGGGCTTCTGTCTTCCCGAGGTCCCGGAGAAGACCCCTGCCGGCGACACTGTCACCCTGCACTTCACCAACACCTTCCTGGGCACCCAGCTGGAGGCCACCTActg TAAAGGGGAAGGCCAGTTCCGCTCGGACAACATCTCCACCATCTCCATCCTCAGTGACGTCCTCTCCAAGGAGGCCACACAGCGCAAGATCAACCTCAGCGTCTCCTACG ATATAAACGATGAGTCGGTGAGCCATACCCTGAGGATGATCCACCCTAAACTGGAGTACCAGCTGATGCTGGCCAAGAAGGTCCAGCTCATCGACGCCCTGAAG gagCTGCAGGTCCACGAGGGCACCGCTGACTTCCTGATCCCGGAGTACCGCAGCATCCTGGACGAGTCCCAGCACCTCCTGGACGAGTACAAGAAGCAGCCAGCGCACCTGGAGAGACTCTACG GGATGATCACAGACCTCTTCATCGATAAGTTCAAGTTCAAAGGTCAGAACGTGAAGACCAAGGTGTCCGCACTGCTGGAGATACTTGATAACTACGACCTGAACTCCCTGCTGGACTTCTTCAGTGAAGCCTAG
- the ccna2 gene encoding cyclin-A2 — MSEAPLSELHNQENMVSRLRGAAKSRAPAPENRENLPPKTRAAAPENQENLPPRTVLGGLQQNAPSRAQNQRATGKQGGSSQPTCKNEDFSKSCAEKTSKQPVFQIHVDEPDCAVSRRPAAPRVKPAEGSLLHPAMTRLRQPLAPLDLPSAMDVSFGDSPMDMSLIDGEERAQDPSEVPEYAKEIHTYLREVEVKMRPKAGYMKKQPDITGSMRAILVDWLVEVGEEYKLQNETLYLAVNYIDRFLSSMSVLRGKLQLVGTAAMLLASKFEEIYPPEVAEFVYITDDTYTKKQVLRMEHLVLKVLSFDLAAPTINQFLSQYFLHHALNKRVESLAMYLSELSLVDSEPFLKYLPSHTAAAALLLAHHTITGESWPAALWEVSGYSVEDLTPCLQDLHQMFLAASQHAQQSVPDKYKSAKYHEVSLITPPATLNI, encoded by the exons ATGTCTGAAGCCCCGCTGTCAGAGCTCCACAACCAGGAGAACATGGTCTCCCGGCTCCGAGGAGCCGCCAAGAGCCGGGCTCCGGCCCCGGAGAATCGGGAGAACCTCCCGCCCAAGACCCGGGCCGCGGCCCCGGAGAACCAGGAGAACCTCCCGCCCAGGACGGTGCTCGGCGGCCTGCAGCAGAACGCTCCCAGCCGGGCTCAGAACCAGCGCGCCACCGGCAAACAG GGAGGCTCATCCCAGCCGACCTGTAAGAATGAGGACTTCAGTAAGAGCTGCGCGGAGAAGACCTCCAAGCAGCCCGTCTTCCAGATCCACGTTGACGAGCCTGACTGCGCCGTCTCCAGGAGACCCGCCGCCCCAAGAGTGAAGCCCGCCGAGGGGTCCTTGCTGCACCCGGCCATGACCCGCCTCCGGCAACCCCTCGCCCCCCTGGACCTCCCCTCCGCCATGGACGTCAGCTTTG GCGACTCCCCCATGGACATGTCTCTGATAGATGGAGAGGAACGGGCCCAGGACCCCAGCGAGGTCCCTGAGTATGCCAAGGAAATCCACACCTAcctgagggaggtggag GTGAAGATGCGTCCCAAGGCGGGCTACATGAAGAAGCAGCCCGACATCACGGGCAGCATGCGGGCCATCCTGGTGGActggctggtggaggtgggcgaGGAGTACAAGCTGCAGAACGAGACGCTGTACCTGGCCGTCAACTACATCGACCGCTTCCTGTCCTCCATGTCGGTGCTCAGGGGGAAGCTTCAGCTGGTCGGCACGGCTGCCATGCTGCTGGCCTC TAAGTTTGAGGAGATCTACCCCCCCGAGGTGGCGGAGTTTGTGTACATCACGGACGACACCTACACCAAGAAGCAGGTCCTGAGGATGGAGCACCTGGTGCTGAAGGTCCTCTCCTTCGACCTTGCCGCGCCCACCATCAACCAGTTCCTGTCGCAGTACTTCCTGCACCACGCCCTCAACAAGAGGGTGGAGAGCCTGGCCATG TACCTGTCGGAGCTGAGCCTGGTGGACTCTGAGCCGTTCCTCAAGTACCTCCCGTCACAcacggccgccgccgccctcctcctcgcccaccACACCATCACAGGAGAGTCCTGG CCCGCGGCCCTATGGGAGGTGTCGGGCTACTCTGTGGAGGACCTGACCCCGTGtctccaggacctccaccagATGTTCCTCGCCGCCTCGCAGCACGCCCAGCAGTCGGTCCCCGACAAGTACAAGAGTGCCAA gtacCACGAGGTGTCTCTCATCACCCCCCCGGCCACGCTGAACATctga